In Nostoc sp. CENA543, a single genomic region encodes these proteins:
- a CDS encoding ATP-binding protein yields the protein MLALMNASGFIPHGHCYLWKTGLVWLHLISDAAIALAYYSIPLLLIYFISQRKDVPFNGVFILFGAFIIACGTGHLMDIWTLWHPNYWIAGGIKAFTAIISIYTAFTLVDLMPQALTLPSPAQLEAINRVLAREIVERKRIEQELRQAEEIAKNSSEAKSEFLANMSHELRTPLNGILGYAQILQRTESLTEKGSKGINVIYECGSHLLTLINDVLDLSKIEARKLELNPIHFYFPSFLDSVSEICRIRAEQKVIDFHLLLDPDLPAGICADEKRLRQVLINLLSNAIKFTHEGSVTFKVTTVQRGLDEHGKIASKIRFEVIDTGTGITPEQAETIFLPFEQAGNQKRQTEGTGLGLAISQKIIALMGSQIRVKSELGKGSNFCFEVDFSESQDWAKASRVVEKGTITGYQGAERTILIADDKWENRSVIVNLLEPVGFTVIEANNGQEVWEKVQFYKPNLIITDLVMPVMDGFELIKNLRKSDQYKHIPIITSSASVFSIDQYKSIDLGADAFLPKPIEAETLLELLGKFLQVEWLYENTTNNIQNSNIDPTEEMQLPSQEVLQQLLELLQDGDIQSILELAQKLSNSDDKLSVFTQQIMQLASNFQLKRLETFLKQHIN from the coding sequence ATGTTGGCATTGATGAATGCAAGTGGTTTTATCCCCCACGGACATTGTTATCTCTGGAAAACTGGACTAGTTTGGTTACATCTGATTTCTGATGCTGCGATCGCACTAGCCTATTATTCCATTCCTCTGTTACTGATTTACTTTATTTCCCAACGCAAAGATGTTCCCTTCAATGGGGTTTTCATCTTATTTGGGGCTTTTATTATTGCCTGTGGAACTGGGCATTTAATGGATATTTGGACGCTGTGGCATCCAAATTACTGGATTGCAGGTGGCATCAAAGCCTTTACCGCCATTATTTCCATATATACGGCATTTACTCTGGTTGATCTCATGCCGCAAGCCTTAACATTACCCAGCCCAGCGCAATTAGAAGCTATTAATCGCGTACTAGCAAGAGAAATTGTCGAGCGTAAACGAATTGAGCAAGAATTGCGTCAAGCTGAAGAAATAGCCAAGAATTCTAGCGAAGCCAAAAGCGAGTTTCTGGCTAACATGAGTCATGAGTTACGCACACCCCTAAATGGTATTCTCGGCTATGCCCAAATCCTACAACGGACGGAATCTTTAACTGAAAAAGGCAGTAAAGGCATCAATGTTATTTACGAATGTGGTTCTCATTTATTAACCCTGATTAATGATGTCTTGGATCTTTCCAAAATCGAAGCCCGTAAGTTGGAATTAAATCCTATACATTTTTACTTCCCATCATTTTTAGATAGTGTCAGTGAAATTTGTCGCATTCGTGCGGAACAGAAAGTGATTGATTTTCACCTGTTACTTGATCCTGATTTGCCAGCCGGGATTTGTGCTGATGAAAAACGCTTGCGACAAGTTCTGATTAACCTACTCAGTAATGCTATTAAATTTACCCATGAAGGTAGCGTCACCTTCAAAGTGACAACCGTTCAGCGAGGATTAGATGAGCATGGCAAAATCGCGTCCAAAATTCGTTTTGAAGTGATAGACACTGGTACTGGTATCACTCCTGAACAAGCTGAAACAATCTTTCTCCCATTTGAGCAAGCAGGAAATCAGAAACGACAAACGGAAGGTACAGGGTTAGGTTTAGCCATCAGCCAAAAAATTATAGCGTTGATGGGAAGTCAAATTAGAGTCAAAAGTGAACTTGGTAAAGGTAGCAATTTTTGCTTTGAGGTGGATTTTTCCGAATCTCAAGACTGGGCTAAAGCTTCTAGAGTTGTTGAGAAAGGAACTATTACAGGTTATCAAGGAGCAGAACGCACCATTTTGATAGCAGATGACAAATGGGAAAACCGTTCAGTCATCGTGAATTTACTAGAACCTGTAGGCTTTACAGTAATTGAGGCGAATAATGGTCAAGAAGTATGGGAAAAAGTCCAATTCTATAAGCCAAACTTGATTATTACTGACCTAGTGATGCCGGTAATGGATGGGTTTGAGTTAATTAAAAATTTACGTAAATCTGACCAATATAAACACATACCTATCATTACCTCATCAGCGAGTGTCTTTAGCATTGACCAATATAAAAGTATTGACTTAGGTGCAGATGCCTTTTTACCCAAGCCTATAGAAGCAGAAACACTGCTGGAATTACTAGGAAAGTTTTTGCAAGTGGAATGGTTGTATGAAAACACAACTAACAACATTCAGAATAGCAATATAGATCCCACAGAGGAAATGCAATTGCCCTCCCAGGAGGTTTTACAACAATTATTAGAACTGTTGCAAGATGGCGACATTCAAAGCATTTTAGAATTGGCTCAGAAACTAAGTAATTCTGATGATAAACTCAGTGTTTTTACGCAGCAAATCATGCAGTTAGCCAGCAACTTTCAACTCAAACGTTTAGAAACTTTTTTAAAACAACATATTAATTAA
- a CDS encoding type IV pilin-like G/H family protein — MTITTNVRANTVANQQEQQISAEELAIKKQVLSNLGAVARAQQAYFLEKNYFATQIKDLGVENNIENSVAGYQWQIFTDPKAKQVIMTVLTPKLNNSRTYVNFVNVTKTSIGNELTFSTVCESVENRRVVPQLPTKMLPNQGVECPSGFREFTVSETENALSERFEQEKQQRILVGVMNILQKQYYSRHGVFADKIATLFATPISNIEQKSGYDLRFLSITDRQTGIITIAALPNQKHKTYLGVITANGSSICEVSPKVSLDLEKLSNLPAKNLLNCGAGLVKVSLSAEETADINKELDNLNKYQAQIAEIENPRKTKALQTADQLAQAGQYLQAQQEYYLSLGALGISEYDLLGELTGESSFNPVRDSFLKKITPVLQAAAPLLLEQKQAIIVEVYNSFDELPKSRNKTAIKIRELAASQLGFNILTTAEEDLKIPDSKKAEFLEVSELLRQQFDDQTQQIPQTLPTKLRSYVNQHSRNITRIRNLLLTEETPTWGLDYKYIKDGDFQAPIPSYLGIVNLQRLLLIDVLEQLQKGNNQEMLKSLEASWKLSESLQNEPSLIGQLVNIIIRRSQIRVMQKIGKLPVVWQGRLLAHDYTKSLLHSLNNEAFSILQGLDKIIPPEKDTPLRQIYRNWYGVNTYTFYQGFYQAVEREKNNLCSVDVKDMEKQYFPYDNSMSPSYVTQIFKAHYLMLESEMMQKVLQLQTSANSPVEIPANVCLGNKWIYQTLPNGKRSISLDKQPIWLSQIKRSPLNYTW, encoded by the coding sequence TTGACTATAACAACCAATGTCAGAGCCAATACTGTCGCTAATCAACAAGAACAGCAAATATCAGCCGAAGAATTAGCCATCAAAAAACAAGTTTTATCTAATTTAGGTGCAGTAGCTCGCGCTCAACAAGCGTACTTTCTAGAAAAAAATTATTTTGCAACTCAGATTAAAGATTTAGGTGTAGAAAACAATATAGAAAATAGTGTTGCTGGCTATCAATGGCAAATATTTACTGATCCAAAAGCCAAGCAAGTCATCATGACTGTATTAACACCAAAACTAAATAATTCTCGTACTTACGTTAATTTCGTCAACGTAACTAAAACATCGATAGGAAACGAGTTAACATTCTCTACGGTTTGTGAAAGTGTAGAGAATCGGCGTGTAGTTCCCCAGTTACCTACTAAGATGTTGCCAAACCAAGGGGTTGAATGTCCATCTGGTTTTCGAGAGTTCACAGTTAGTGAGACTGAGAATGCTTTATCTGAACGGTTTGAACAGGAAAAGCAGCAGAGAATATTAGTTGGTGTGATGAATATTCTACAAAAGCAATATTATTCTCGTCATGGGGTATTTGCTGACAAAATAGCAACATTATTCGCTACTCCTATCAGTAACATTGAGCAGAAATCAGGTTACGACTTGAGATTTTTATCAATTACAGATAGACAAACTGGGATAATTACCATAGCTGCTCTTCCCAACCAAAAGCATAAAACTTACTTGGGTGTCATTACAGCCAACGGTTCTAGTATTTGTGAGGTTTCACCGAAAGTATCTCTAGATTTAGAAAAGTTGAGCAATTTACCCGCCAAAAATTTACTCAATTGTGGTGCAGGTTTGGTTAAAGTCAGTCTTAGTGCTGAGGAAACCGCAGATATCAATAAAGAACTGGACAATCTTAACAAGTATCAAGCGCAAATTGCAGAGATAGAAAATCCTCGGAAAACAAAAGCTTTGCAAACTGCTGATCAACTAGCGCAAGCAGGACAGTATTTACAAGCACAACAAGAGTATTATTTATCACTAGGAGCTTTGGGGATTAGTGAATATGACCTTTTAGGTGAATTGACTGGAGAATCTAGCTTTAATCCCGTTCGTGACAGTTTTCTCAAAAAAATCACACCTGTTTTGCAAGCAGCAGCACCTTTATTATTAGAACAAAAGCAAGCAATCATAGTGGAAGTATATAATTCTTTTGATGAGTTGCCAAAATCTAGAAATAAAACAGCTATAAAAATTCGGGAATTAGCAGCTTCGCAGTTAGGCTTTAATATTTTGACTACTGCGGAGGAAGATTTAAAAATACCTGATAGTAAAAAGGCAGAATTTTTAGAAGTTTCTGAGTTACTAAGACAGCAGTTTGATGATCAGACGCAACAAATTCCTCAGACATTACCAACAAAATTACGTAGTTATGTAAATCAACATAGTAGGAACATTACCAGAATCCGCAACTTATTATTAACTGAGGAGACACCAACTTGGGGCTTAGACTATAAATACATAAAAGACGGAGATTTTCAAGCTCCTATCCCTAGCTATTTAGGGATAGTCAATTTACAACGTTTGTTATTAATTGATGTTTTAGAACAACTGCAAAAAGGTAATAACCAAGAGATGCTAAAATCTTTAGAAGCATCTTGGAAACTTAGCGAATCGCTGCAAAACGAACCATCTTTAATTGGTCAGCTTGTGAATATAATTATCAGGCGATCGCAAATCCGAGTCATGCAAAAAATCGGTAAATTACCCGTAGTTTGGCAAGGTCGGTTATTGGCACATGACTATACAAAATCTCTATTACATTCATTAAATAATGAGGCTTTCTCTATATTACAGGGGTTAGATAAAATTATTCCCCCAGAAAAAGACACACCTTTAAGACAAATATATCGCAATTGGTATGGTGTGAATACATACACATTTTACCAAGGATTTTACCAGGCAGTAGAACGAGAAAAAAATAATCTGTGTTCCGTTGATGTGAAAGATATGGAAAAACAGTATTTTCCTTATGATAATTCTATGAGTCCCAGCTACGTCACCCAAATTTTCAAAGCACATTATCTGATGTTGGAATCAGAAATGATGCAAAAAGTTTTACAATTGCAAACATCAGCAAATTCTCCCGTTGAGATACCTGCCAATGTTTGTTTAGGTAATAAATGGATCTATCAAACTTTACCCAATGGTAAACGGTCTATTTCTCTAGACAAACAACCGATTTGGCTATCTCAAATTAAGCGATCGCCACTCAATTATACGTGGTAG
- the xerC gene encoding tyrosine recombinase XerC, with product MREIKPFNNNGSIQLRFTYGGKRFCFNPVPGGQYNNRRDKETAQAIAVQIRNDILARNFDTSLDRYRLQPKAPPKTHPKTLLELWDAWVETLDVTETTRLTYYRWTRVMIAKANPNLVDVTWIQSLNLSSTTLKERLFQIRSCCNWGISQGFLKVNPYQGVKAQGRKRKEIKPFTIDEIRLIITGFETLYPHYSSFVKFLLITGCRTSEAIGLRWQHVDLVRGELIIKESLPKDPAGNGYKRKRKGTKTGTVRYLKLPDHLRSLLEEIKPIEAIPDDLVFTSPRGKHIDGDTFRKNYWAKVLEYQGVEYRKPYCLRHTMASHGIEQGIPITGVAYLLGHSDTSMVMRHYGHMVNRPDLPDLPIK from the coding sequence ATGCGAGAAATAAAACCATTTAATAACAACGGAAGTATACAACTTAGATTTACCTACGGCGGGAAGAGGTTCTGCTTCAACCCAGTGCCAGGGGGTCAATACAATAATAGGCGCGACAAAGAAACAGCGCAGGCGATAGCTGTACAAATTAGAAATGACATATTAGCTCGCAACTTTGACACGTCCCTAGACCGATACAGACTTCAGCCCAAGGCACCGCCTAAAACACACCCAAAGACACTACTAGAGTTGTGGGACGCTTGGGTAGAAACCTTAGACGTAACTGAGACTACGAGGTTAACCTACTACAGGTGGACGCGGGTGATGATAGCTAAAGCTAACCCAAATCTAGTGGACGTAACCTGGATACAAAGTCTCAACCTCTCCTCCACTACATTAAAGGAGAGATTGTTCCAAATCCGCTCCTGCTGTAACTGGGGTATATCACAAGGTTTCTTGAAAGTAAACCCATACCAAGGTGTAAAGGCTCAAGGCAGGAAGCGTAAGGAGATAAAACCCTTCACAATCGATGAGATAAGACTAATCATCACAGGCTTCGAGACGCTATACCCACATTACTCTAGTTTTGTTAAGTTCCTACTAATCACAGGCTGCCGAACTTCTGAAGCGATAGGTTTGCGCTGGCAGCACGTTGACTTAGTACGTGGTGAATTAATAATTAAGGAGAGTCTGCCTAAAGACCCGGCAGGTAATGGTTATAAGCGCAAGCGCAAGGGTACAAAGACAGGCACAGTACGCTATCTAAAGCTACCAGACCACCTGCGATCGCTGCTAGAGGAAATTAAACCGATTGAGGCTATCCCTGACGACCTGGTGTTTACTTCACCGCGTGGCAAGCACATAGATGGTGATACCTTCAGGAAGAATTACTGGGCGAAGGTACTGGAGTATCAGGGGGTTGAGTATCGGAAACCCTACTGCCTGAGGCACACGATGGCTAGCCACGGTATAGAGCAGGGAATACCTATAACTGGCGTTGCCTACCTTCTAGGACACAGCGACACGTCTATGGTAATGAGGCACTATGGGCATATGGTAAACCGACCCGACCTGCCTGACCTGCCAATAAAATAA